Proteins encoded together in one Ignavibacteriota bacterium window:
- a CDS encoding peptidoglycan DD-metalloendopeptidase family protein, whose product MFDRQTSLIRQVVSHLHNEIGENQQEIHSAASTLAIETQRLRGVKSSYARSIVNAYKRGQMHDTELLLSSTSLNQMLIRSRYLRAFSTRQRRVASEIRERQEAITAQKLLLEEKVLEQKKRVSEKAQQEQILQRKVVEHKSLLEKVREDKAAYATELKRKQAAAAKLERLIADLIEREQAKRLAAARKSESARSSRGGRSSTNSSSDRIVSLPSKALSETAFGRLRGRLPWPLAQGRVIGGFGEQVNPKHGTVTISNGIDIAGVAGSPVRVVADGTVSMVYFIAGYGNLVIVNHDDGFFTVYAHLASIGVREGQRVKAGQTIASCGEGTNGPQIHFEIWRQKSKQNPLGWLAGR is encoded by the coding sequence ATGTTCGACAGACAAACGTCGCTCATTCGCCAGGTAGTATCACATCTGCACAACGAGATAGGAGAGAATCAGCAGGAGATCCACTCTGCCGCGAGCACTCTGGCGATCGAAACGCAGCGACTGAGAGGGGTTAAATCATCCTACGCACGCTCGATAGTCAATGCCTACAAACGCGGCCAGATGCACGATACTGAACTGCTGCTGAGTTCAACGTCGCTGAATCAAATGCTGATCCGTTCCAGATATCTTCGGGCATTCTCCACACGGCAACGGCGTGTGGCCTCGGAGATCCGCGAGAGGCAGGAGGCGATCACCGCACAGAAATTGCTCCTCGAGGAGAAAGTCCTCGAGCAGAAAAAACGCGTCTCAGAAAAGGCGCAGCAGGAGCAGATTCTGCAGCGCAAAGTTGTCGAACACAAATCTCTTCTCGAGAAGGTGCGCGAGGACAAGGCCGCGTACGCGACGGAACTTAAACGCAAGCAGGCGGCAGCCGCAAAACTCGAGCGACTTATCGCGGATTTGATCGAACGCGAACAGGCCAAGCGGCTCGCGGCGGCGCGCAAATCGGAATCGGCCCGTTCTTCGCGTGGCGGCAGATCCTCGACCAACTCGTCGAGTGATCGCATCGTCTCACTGCCCAGCAAGGCATTGTCTGAAACCGCATTTGGACGATTGCGAGGACGCCTCCCCTGGCCGCTCGCACAAGGCCGTGTTATTGGAGGATTCGGGGAACAGGTCAATCCCAAACACGGCACAGTGACGATAAGCAACGGCATCGATATCGCAGGTGTTGCGGGATCTCCAGTACGCGTAGTAGCCGACGGCACGGTTTCAATGGTGTACTTTATCGCCGGATACGGCAACCTTGTGATTGTGAATCACGACGACGGGTTCTTTACGGTCTACGCACATCTCGCCTCCATCGGTGTACGTGAGGGACAGCGCGTCAAGGCCGGACAGACGATCGCATCCTGCGGTGAAGGAACAAACGGACCACAGATCCATTTCGAGATCTGGCGGCAGAAGTCAAAACAGAATCCACTCGGCTGGCTCGCCGGCAGGTAA
- the sthA gene encoding Si-specific NAD(P)(+) transhydrogenase, protein MEQHQYDVIVVGSGPGGEGAAINVAKAGKSVAVIERYVKVGGGCTHWGTIPSKKLIHVTQQYAALKKNALFGKMAQTYRITYRELMASVQDAVETQVQERQGFYDRNNVDVVEGLARFHDPHTLIVLDVEGVERLYSASHFVLAPGSHPYHPADINFSHPRVVDSDTVLMLGDTPSTISIYGAGVIGCEYASAFRGLGVKVNLINTRARLLEFLDDEVTDALSYHLRDQGVLIRHNEEYAAVEPLDDGVILHLKTGKKIKTDVLLWANGRSGNSAELGLEAIGITPDHRGNIPVNEHYQTKLPHIYAVGDIVGFPNLASAAYDQGRFAGTHIVQGCGDERLVHDVPTGIYTTPEISTIGRTERELTAAKIPYEVGHAFFRNLARAQITDRKVGMLKILFHRETLEILGIHCFGYQAAEILHIGQAIMSQKGEANSLRYFVNTTFNYPTMAEAYRVAALNGLNRIF, encoded by the coding sequence ATGGAACAACACCAATACGATGTAATCGTTGTAGGCAGCGGACCCGGAGGAGAGGGCGCCGCGATCAATGTCGCCAAGGCGGGAAAATCGGTCGCAGTCATTGAGCGCTACGTGAAGGTCGGCGGTGGATGCACCCATTGGGGAACGATTCCCAGCAAGAAACTCATCCACGTCACGCAGCAATATGCTGCTCTGAAAAAAAACGCGCTTTTCGGCAAAATGGCGCAGACGTACCGGATCACGTATCGCGAATTGATGGCCTCGGTTCAGGATGCCGTCGAAACGCAGGTTCAGGAGAGACAGGGTTTCTACGACCGAAATAATGTGGATGTCGTCGAAGGACTCGCCCGCTTCCACGATCCTCATACGCTCATTGTACTCGATGTGGAAGGTGTCGAACGGCTGTACAGCGCGTCACACTTTGTCCTCGCGCCCGGATCGCATCCGTACCATCCGGCCGACATTAATTTTTCACACCCGCGTGTTGTGGACAGTGATACGGTGCTGATGCTCGGTGACACACCGTCAACGATTTCGATCTACGGTGCAGGAGTCATAGGATGCGAGTACGCTTCCGCGTTCCGTGGTCTGGGCGTCAAAGTGAATCTTATCAACACCCGCGCACGCCTGCTCGAATTTCTCGACGATGAAGTGACGGACGCACTGAGTTATCACCTTCGGGATCAGGGTGTCCTGATTCGTCATAACGAGGAATACGCGGCCGTCGAACCGCTTGATGACGGTGTGATTCTACATTTGAAAACCGGCAAGAAAATCAAGACCGATGTGCTGCTTTGGGCAAACGGCCGCTCGGGTAATTCGGCGGAGCTTGGTCTCGAGGCGATTGGAATTACGCCCGACCACCGCGGCAACATTCCGGTGAACGAACACTATCAAACAAAGCTGCCCCACATCTATGCCGTCGGGGATATCGTCGGATTTCCAAATCTCGCGAGCGCCGCGTACGATCAGGGCCGTTTCGCTGGAACGCACATTGTGCAAGGGTGCGGTGACGAGCGCCTCGTCCATGATGTGCCGACAGGGATCTACACGACTCCGGAGATAAGCACGATCGGCCGCACGGAACGCGAGCTCACCGCAGCAAAGATTCCGTACGAGGTGGGCCACGCCTTTTTCAGGAATCTGGCGCGCGCCCAGATAACGGACCGCAAGGTTGGCATGCTGAAAATATTGTTCCACCGCGAAACGCTTGAAATACTCGGCATCCATTGTTTCGGCTACCAGGCGGCGGAAATCCTGCACATCGGTCAGGCCATCATGTCGCAAAAGGGCGAAGCGAATTCGCTTCGGTATTTTGTTAATACGACGTTCAACTATCCCACCATGGCCGAAGCATACCGTGTTGCCGCGTTAAACGGACTCAATCGAATTTTTTAA
- a CDS encoding carbonic anhydrase — protein MIPAAEALVRLRAGNERFARDARNPEPLLGHSHREELLGGQSPFAIVLGCSDSRVPAELVFDQGIGALFVIRVAGNIVAPSLVGSVEFAVSQFNTRLVVVLGHTRCGAIQATLNELERGGASPSRNIYSIVNRIRPSIEPLIEASTRPDHETLMHLAVRANVRASVNHLRHGSELLEQSILQDGLRVIGAEYSLETGVVDFFDVDDL, from the coding sequence ATGATTCCAGCGGCTGAAGCCCTCGTGCGCCTACGGGCCGGCAATGAACGATTCGCCCGCGATGCACGGAATCCGGAGCCCCTTCTGGGTCACTCCCACCGCGAAGAACTTCTTGGCGGTCAGTCGCCGTTCGCAATCGTTCTTGGCTGTTCAGATTCCAGAGTGCCCGCGGAGCTTGTGTTTGACCAAGGGATCGGCGCGCTGTTTGTCATCCGCGTCGCGGGCAATATCGTCGCTCCATCCCTCGTCGGCAGCGTGGAATTTGCTGTATCGCAATTCAACACGCGCCTTGTCGTTGTGCTCGGTCACACACGATGTGGCGCCATTCAAGCCACGCTCAATGAGTTGGAACGCGGCGGTGCGAGCCCTTCGAGGAACATCTATTCCATCGTCAATCGTATCAGGCCTTCCATTGAGCCACTCATCGAGGCGTCGACACGGCCAGACCATGAGACACTGATGCATCTGGCGGTGCGCGCAAACGTTCGTGCTTCCGTCAACCACCTCAGGCACGGGTCCGAACTTTTGGAGCAGTCCATCCTGCAGGACGGACTCCGCGTTATTGGTGCGGAGTATTCTCTCGAGACCGGTGTTGTCGACTTTTTCGACGTGGACGATCTTTAG
- a CDS encoding cation transporter: MHDADPPGSREVHGHSHAHTLPRISRRDEKRRLGWAIVFTSAILFVEFVGGLLSGSLALISDAGHMLVDSLSLVMSYIALNLATRPVRGRFTYGLRRVEILAALVNGVTLLLVCAFIGYEAVQRLMHPAAVDAPMMLGIALVGITANIASALLLKHAHTLNARSAFLHVLGDLFSSAGIVVGGVVMLLWDVPWLDPALSLAIAVVVVVSAYRLTREAVAILLEAAPDGVDITRIHDAILDLPYVTGVHDFHVWTITSDLHAVSCHIVLHPDNTSAHDHVLAEISQLLREQYHIEHTTLQLESRAYNDGETACLSC; this comes from the coding sequence ATGCACGACGCGGATCCGCCTGGCAGCCGTGAGGTCCACGGACATTCGCATGCGCACACATTACCCCGCATCTCGAGGCGTGACGAGAAACGGCGGCTTGGATGGGCGATCGTTTTTACATCGGCGATACTCTTTGTCGAGTTTGTTGGCGGGTTGTTGTCCGGGAGCCTCGCGCTCATTTCGGATGCGGGGCATATGCTGGTAGACTCTCTATCGCTGGTGATGAGTTATATCGCATTGAACTTGGCCACGCGTCCGGTGAGAGGTCGCTTCACGTACGGCCTGCGACGCGTCGAGATCCTTGCGGCGCTGGTGAACGGTGTCACTCTGCTCCTGGTGTGCGCTTTTATTGGGTATGAGGCGGTGCAGCGGCTCATGCACCCTGCCGCGGTTGATGCTCCGATGATGCTCGGTATCGCCCTGGTGGGAATCACCGCAAATATCGCCTCGGCGTTGCTCCTCAAACACGCACACACGCTGAACGCGCGCAGCGCCTTTCTCCATGTGCTCGGCGATCTCTTTTCAAGCGCCGGGATCGTTGTAGGGGGAGTGGTAATGCTGCTGTGGGATGTGCCGTGGCTGGATCCTGCGCTGTCGCTCGCGATTGCGGTTGTGGTCGTCGTAAGTGCTTACCGCCTCACACGCGAGGCCGTTGCGATACTTCTCGAAGCTGCTCCCGACGGAGTCGATATCACACGGATTCACGATGCGATCCTCGATCTTCCGTACGTAACCGGTGTGCACGATTTCCATGTATGGACTATCACATCCGATCTGCATGCCGTGAGCTGCCACATCGTTCTTCACCCGGATAACACGTCCGCGCATGATCACGTGCTCGCGGAAATTTCGCAGCTTCTGCGTGAGCAGTATCACATAGAACACACAACTCTCCAGCTCGAGTCACGTGCGTATAACGACGGTGAAACGGCCTGCCTCTCCTGCTGA
- a CDS encoding putative Ig domain-containing protein — translation MKPTHLAVLILCLIPVVLRAQLLQPITAQDALAQVTARAQMDLGQNTVPTNVIFLGLQYQNVVLTLDAQTGKATGWLYRFYAPSLDSVQYYVAVKVPVAGIVVASVPLDTITQGLPFNVGNAMLIDPWVDSPAALAASMSGGAAAFYQTHGDARVALAVLVNNPVQNPILPAGEYWMITHIATGDTMTCLITAESGDPLRCSSTKAPKITSLPKTVARVGELYSYDVDARGEPAPTYSLSAKPAAMVIDSVSGIVSWTPTAQQVGVASVNIKAQNTNGSDVQSFQIVVEESARPPKITSQPPAEVLAGDVYQYQLTASGSPRPVFLLGAGPAGMIIDQGRGIVNWSPTRAQAGQHQVAIVARNTAGLDTQRYTLTVVAEPRLPALQNQRIKAGQVLSLTAAAEGYPAPQYTLLMFPAGMTIDNNSGALTWTPTLQQLGSHNVIVEARNRIGAHPQGFTVQVDDPTALLPIPDAADLCIESISPQPVRIMQPVLMVLRSGHEGRMRLDITDALGRIVWSSSVYVGMDAPVRLQWDLRDMQGKAVPAGVYFARASMHGMFVQQSLRVLR, via the coding sequence ATGAAACCGACCCACCTCGCCGTGCTGATTCTGTGCCTGATCCCAGTTGTGCTGCGCGCACAGCTTCTTCAACCGATTACTGCACAGGACGCGCTTGCACAAGTCACCGCTCGAGCACAGATGGACCTCGGTCAGAACACTGTTCCGACCAACGTAATATTTCTGGGGCTGCAGTATCAGAATGTCGTTTTAACTCTTGACGCGCAAACAGGCAAGGCGACCGGTTGGTTGTACAGATTCTACGCGCCATCGCTCGATTCGGTTCAGTACTATGTTGCGGTCAAAGTCCCCGTTGCGGGCATAGTCGTCGCTTCAGTCCCTCTCGATACGATAACGCAGGGACTGCCGTTTAATGTGGGCAATGCAATGTTGATCGATCCGTGGGTGGATTCGCCCGCCGCCCTCGCGGCTTCTATGAGTGGCGGAGCCGCGGCTTTTTACCAGACACACGGCGATGCCCGTGTCGCCCTGGCCGTACTGGTGAATAATCCGGTGCAGAATCCCATACTTCCAGCAGGCGAATACTGGATGATCACTCACATCGCAACGGGTGATACGATGACGTGCCTCATCACCGCGGAAAGCGGTGATCCCCTGCGCTGTTCATCGACGAAGGCTCCAAAAATCACGAGTCTGCCGAAGACCGTCGCGCGTGTTGGAGAGCTGTATTCGTACGACGTCGACGCACGCGGCGAACCCGCGCCCACATACAGCCTGTCTGCCAAACCCGCGGCGATGGTGATCGACAGTGTGTCCGGAATTGTATCCTGGACTCCAACGGCCCAGCAAGTCGGCGTGGCGAGTGTCAACATCAAGGCGCAGAACACAAACGGCTCAGATGTGCAGTCGTTCCAGATCGTGGTGGAGGAATCCGCGCGCCCGCCGAAAATCACGTCACAACCGCCCGCCGAAGTACTCGCAGGTGATGTCTACCAATATCAGCTCACTGCTTCAGGTTCACCCCGTCCCGTGTTCCTCCTCGGCGCAGGGCCCGCAGGGATGATCATCGATCAGGGCAGAGGAATTGTGAATTGGTCGCCCACACGCGCGCAGGCGGGTCAGCATCAGGTCGCGATCGTGGCTCGCAACACCGCCGGTCTCGACACGCAGCGGTACACGCTCACAGTCGTTGCGGAACCGCGACTTCCAGCATTACAGAATCAACGGATCAAAGCAGGACAAGTCCTTTCACTCACAGCAGCGGCCGAGGGATACCCAGCACCGCAGTATACGCTCCTCATGTTCCCAGCAGGAATGACTATCGACAACAACAGCGGGGCGTTGACGTGGACTCCGACGCTGCAGCAACTCGGATCACACAATGTCATCGTTGAAGCCCGGAATCGCATTGGTGCTCACCCGCAGGGATTCACCGTGCAGGTCGACGATCCCACCGCTCTGCTACCGATTCCAGATGCAGCAGATTTGTGCATCGAATCTATTTCCCCGCAGCCGGTGCGAATCATGCAGCCGGTCCTGATGGTGCTGCGCAGCGGACACGAAGGCCGTATGCGGCTCGATATCACCGATGCACTCGGACGCATTGTGTGGTCATCGTCGGTGTATGTCGGGATGGATGCACCGGTACGCCTGCAGTGGGACCTTCGGGATATGCAGGGGAAAGCGGTTCCAGCCGGAGTGTACTTCGCTCGCGCATCCATGCACGGAATGTTTGTCCAGCAGTCACTGCGGGTTCTGCGATGA
- the msrB gene encoding peptide-methionine (R)-S-oxide reductase MsrB, with product MENKIEKSQAEWQTCLTPEQYRVMREKGTEMAFTGKYYKTKDPGVYVCAACGQALFTSDTKYDSGSGWPSFWAPADEKVVETDVDRTLGMDRTEVLCSKCGAHLGHVFDDGPKPTGLRYCINSVSLDFTPKK from the coding sequence ATGGAGAACAAGATCGAGAAGTCGCAAGCCGAATGGCAGACCTGCCTCACTCCGGAACAGTATCGGGTGATGCGTGAAAAGGGAACAGAGATGGCCTTCACAGGCAAGTATTACAAGACCAAGGACCCCGGTGTATACGTCTGCGCCGCCTGCGGACAGGCGCTGTTCACTTCAGACACAAAGTATGATTCAGGGAGCGGCTGGCCGAGTTTTTGGGCTCCCGCCGATGAAAAAGTTGTCGAAACCGATGTCGACAGGACGCTCGGCATGGACCGCACCGAAGTACTCTGCAGTAAGTGTGGCGCACATCTCGGCCACGTATTCGACGATGGCCCGAAACCAACCGGCCTGCGGTACTGCATCAACTCGGTCTCGCTGGATTTTACACCGAAGAAATAA
- the rpmA gene encoding 50S ribosomal protein L27, producing the protein MAHKKGLGSSRNGRDSNPQYLGVKAFGGEIVTAGSIIVRQRGTKFHPGLNVGKGSDDTLFALIEGRVEFQRMGRDKKRVNIAPVE; encoded by the coding sequence ATGGCACATAAAAAAGGTCTCGGTAGCTCCCGCAACGGGCGCGACAGCAATCCGCAGTATCTCGGCGTGAAGGCCTTCGGCGGCGAAATCGTCACCGCAGGATCCATCATCGTGCGCCAGCGTGGCACAAAATTTCATCCGGGTCTCAACGTGGGCAAGGGCAGTGACGATACGCTCTTTGCGTTGATTGAGGGACGTGTGGAATTCCAGCGCATGGGCCGCGATAAAAAACGCGTCAATATCGCACCGGTCGAATAA
- the rplU gene encoding 50S ribosomal protein L21, whose amino-acid sequence MYAVVAIGGQQFKVTEAQTLYVPLIDTEVGSTVEFSQVLMFSDDTNVKIGTPVVNGLTVTAKVLAHIKDDKVLVFKKKRRKGYQKMNGHRQRLTQISIESIKN is encoded by the coding sequence ATGTATGCAGTCGTAGCAATCGGCGGACAGCAGTTTAAAGTGACGGAGGCGCAAACCCTCTACGTCCCTCTGATCGACACAGAGGTCGGCTCCACCGTCGAATTCTCCCAGGTTCTGATGTTCTCCGATGATACAAACGTGAAAATCGGAACACCAGTCGTGAATGGTCTTACAGTCACGGCGAAAGTGCTCGCGCACATCAAGGACGACAAAGTCCTGGTGTTCAAGAAAAAGCGCCGCAAAGGGTATCAGAAGATGAATGGCCACCGCCAGCGTCTGACCCAGATTTCCATCGAGAGTATCAAGAATTAA
- a CDS encoding NAD+ synthase, translating to MLPQLSLDIPAVRNRLTSFLRTEIRNAGLQTAIVGLSGGVDSALVGFLAVEALGVENVRFLMMPYKTSSKESIDHAQLVLSILGGHGELIDITHAADAVIETDPDMSRVRRGNIMARLRMIHLYDRSARESGLVVGTGNKTEVLLGYSTQHGDAACAVNPLGNLYKTQVWLLAEAVGVPEVIVSKAPSADLWSGQTDEGELGFTYREVDELLYWMTDAGLSRDELLTRGFEASLIDTVATRIEKNMFKRLPPRIASIQ from the coding sequence ATGCTTCCTCAGCTATCTCTCGATATCCCGGCGGTCAGAAACCGTCTTACTTCGTTTCTTCGAACCGAGATCCGCAATGCAGGATTACAGACTGCGATTGTTGGATTGTCCGGAGGTGTCGATTCCGCGCTTGTCGGCTTCCTCGCGGTCGAGGCGCTCGGGGTGGAAAACGTCCGCTTTCTCATGATGCCGTACAAGACAAGCAGCAAGGAAAGTATTGACCATGCGCAGCTTGTGCTCTCCATTCTGGGCGGACACGGGGAGTTGATCGATATCACTCACGCGGCTGATGCAGTGATTGAAACAGATCCCGACATGAGCCGTGTGAGACGAGGCAATATCATGGCCCGCTTGCGTATGATTCACCTCTATGACCGATCAGCGCGTGAATCAGGACTCGTTGTCGGTACTGGCAATAAAACCGAGGTACTGCTGGGATACAGTACACAGCACGGTGATGCCGCCTGTGCTGTAAACCCACTTGGCAATCTGTATAAAACACAGGTGTGGCTGTTGGCAGAGGCCGTCGGTGTGCCGGAGGTAATAGTGTCGAAGGCGCCGAGCGCCGATTTGTGGTCCGGTCAAACCGATGAAGGCGAGCTTGGATTTACCTACCGCGAAGTGGACGAGCTCTTGTACTGGATGACCGATGCGGGCCTGTCTCGCGATGAGTTACTCACTCGAGGATTTGAAGCTTCACTCATCGACACAGTAGCCACGCGGATCGAGAAAAACATGTTCAAACGGTTGCCTCCTCGCATTGCGTCAATACAGTGA
- a CDS encoding DUF4292 domain-containing protein: MTVEQPPCFPLVQPLPGAYIRRAMKSTTLPIITTLCALCCACLLLSSCSSTKGLPEEGPLDPATVVAAVNVRSAAIRTVQGYGTVSIETPEISNSGNIQVRISRPDSMYIDITGPFGIGVAKGLVTNQAFQIYNGLENTILTGRTSSRNLKAVLRIEVDFQDVASAVAGAASIPSSGSLTGRREAGAYILVQAGERETIEYVVDLENAAVTERRILGPDGALLEKVTFRDFRRRSDISLPTQIVIARPPKSENLTISFERLVLNDMPVDFSFRYPKSANKINF; this comes from the coding sequence GTGACTGTCGAGCAACCACCCTGTTTCCCCCTTGTTCAGCCACTGCCTGGGGCCTATATTCGTCGCGCCATGAAGAGTACCACCCTCCCGATCATCACCACGCTTTGCGCATTGTGTTGTGCGTGTCTGCTTCTCTCATCATGTTCCAGCACAAAGGGGCTTCCTGAAGAAGGACCTCTCGATCCAGCAACTGTTGTAGCCGCGGTCAACGTACGCAGTGCCGCGATCCGGACCGTTCAGGGCTACGGAACCGTCAGCATTGAGACGCCGGAGATATCGAACAGCGGCAATATTCAGGTGCGCATCTCACGCCCCGACTCGATGTACATCGATATCACCGGACCTTTCGGGATCGGCGTCGCAAAAGGTCTGGTGACCAACCAGGCGTTCCAGATATACAACGGCCTCGAAAACACGATTCTTACCGGACGCACCAGTTCGCGTAACTTAAAGGCAGTCCTCCGCATCGAAGTCGATTTTCAGGATGTCGCTTCTGCTGTAGCCGGCGCAGCATCCATCCCGTCATCGGGATCTCTCACCGGGAGGCGAGAAGCAGGTGCATACATCCTCGTACAAGCGGGTGAACGTGAAACCATCGAGTACGTAGTCGACCTCGAAAACGCCGCCGTGACTGAAAGACGCATACTGGGCCCCGATGGAGCACTTCTGGAAAAGGTGACGTTCCGGGATTTCCGGAGACGAAGCGACATATCACTGCCGACTCAGATAGTGATTGCCCGTCCTCCGAAATCTGAAAATCTGACAATCTCATTTGAACGGCTCGTGTTAAACGACATGCCGGTCGATTTTAGTTTTCGATACCCGAAATCCGCCAACAAAATCAACTTTTAG
- a CDS encoding glycine--tRNA ligase, whose amino-acid sequence MAAPSTLEKIVSLAKRRGFVFQSSEIYGGLNGCWDYGPLGVELLRNVKEAWWKAMTFRDDVEGLDASILMHPRVWEASGHVENFTDPMVDCRECKSRYRLDVLYESYNEKRRKKIAEAYAEYLGAEQTRKDAFLALSRDEQLVVAGDALIDDAAVFDTLNTKELLACPNCGRAGTFTIPRKFNLMFKTFVGPVEDSSAVVYLRPETAQGIFVNFLNVAQSMRQKVPFGIAQIGKAFRNEINTKNFLFRTREFEQMEMQFFVVPGTDMEWYERWREQRMQWFVDLGMERGKLRFHPHAPEKLAHYARAAVDIEFEFPFGWGEIEGIHNRTDFDLTRHAEYSGKSLEFFNEDTKEKYVPFVIETSAGASRSVMAFLTAAYEEEQLEKETRTVLRFHPKLAPYKAAVLPLVNRDGMDELGLRLYRELQKEYKVFYDDSGSVGRRYRRQDEIGTPYGITVDSQTLEDQTVTVRDRDSMQQERIAMSACGEYLRVKLNV is encoded by the coding sequence ATGGCAGCGCCATCCACGCTCGAAAAAATAGTCTCTCTCGCCAAACGGCGGGGATTTGTCTTCCAGTCATCCGAGATCTACGGAGGCCTGAACGGGTGTTGGGATTACGGCCCTCTCGGCGTTGAGCTTCTGCGCAACGTGAAGGAGGCGTGGTGGAAGGCGATGACGTTCCGCGACGATGTAGAGGGGCTCGACGCGTCGATTCTTATGCATCCGCGCGTGTGGGAGGCCTCGGGACATGTCGAGAATTTTACAGATCCGATGGTCGACTGCCGCGAATGCAAGAGTCGTTACCGCCTCGATGTGCTCTATGAGTCGTACAATGAAAAACGCCGGAAGAAAATCGCGGAGGCATACGCTGAATATCTCGGTGCCGAACAAACCCGGAAGGATGCCTTCCTCGCATTGAGCCGTGACGAGCAGCTTGTGGTAGCCGGAGACGCGCTTATCGATGACGCCGCAGTCTTCGACACGCTGAATACAAAGGAACTCCTGGCGTGCCCGAATTGCGGACGTGCGGGGACCTTTACTATTCCGCGAAAATTCAATCTGATGTTCAAGACGTTTGTCGGACCGGTCGAAGATTCCAGCGCAGTGGTATACCTGCGTCCAGAGACGGCACAGGGCATTTTTGTGAACTTCCTGAATGTCGCACAGTCGATGCGCCAGAAGGTGCCCTTCGGCATAGCGCAGATCGGGAAGGCCTTCCGCAACGAGATCAACACCAAAAACTTCCTGTTCCGTACGCGCGAGTTCGAGCAGATGGAGATGCAGTTTTTTGTTGTTCCCGGCACGGATATGGAATGGTACGAACGCTGGCGCGAACAGCGCATGCAGTGGTTTGTTGATCTGGGTATGGAACGCGGTAAACTTCGCTTTCATCCGCATGCGCCTGAAAAACTTGCGCACTATGCCCGCGCTGCCGTCGACATCGAATTCGAATTTCCTTTCGGGTGGGGCGAGATCGAAGGCATACATAACCGCACGGACTTCGACTTGACACGCCACGCGGAGTATTCGGGTAAGAGTCTCGAGTTTTTTAATGAAGACACCAAGGAGAAGTACGTTCCATTCGTGATCGAAACTTCCGCCGGTGCGAGCCGATCGGTTATGGCCTTCTTGACGGCTGCCTACGAAGAAGAACAGCTCGAGAAAGAAACCCGCACGGTGCTGCGCTTCCACCCGAAACTTGCCCCGTACAAGGCGGCGGTTCTCCCGCTCGTCAACCGCGATGGCATGGATGAGCTTGGACTCCGGCTCTATCGCGAATTGCAGAAGGAATACAAGGTGTTCTACGACGACAGCGGTTCAGTCGGCCGGCGTTATCGCAGGCAGGACGAAATCGGCACGCCGTATGGCATTACTGTCGATTCGCAAACACTCGAGGATCAGACGGTCACTGTGCGCGATCGTGATTCCATGCAACAGGAACGCATTGCCATGAGCGCCTGTGGAGAGTATCTCCGTGTAAAGCTCAACGTGTAA